The segment CGCTGATGCCGGCATCTGCTGCAAAAATCCTTGATCAGCTTGTTCTGCCGATCGATCAGCGCGGATTTGAACAGCTTGGCGCAGACCACGCCTTGGTCGCAGGGACCGATTTGCCAAAGCCGGAAGGCGTATTCCCGCGCTATGTCGAAACCGAGGACGAAGGAGAGAAGGCATGAATGTCGCGCTCGTCGACAGCCACTGCCATCTGGACTATCCCCAGTTTTCCGAAGACCTTTCGGGCACGATCGCGCGTGCCCAAAAGGCTGGCGTTGGCATGATGGTCAGTATCGGCGTAAAGCTGTCGACATTTGAAAATGTTCGCGCGGTTGCCTCCAAAGCAGACCATATTTATTGCACGATCGGCGTTCATCCGCATGAAGCCGGCGAGGAGGGGCTCTCATCGCCTGATCGCCTGATCGAAATGGCATCTGACCCGAAAATCATCGGTATCGGTGAAAGCGGTCTGGATTATTACTACGACAACGCCCCGCGGGACGCGCAGCGTGAAAGCTTTCGTGCACATATTGCAGCCTGCCGCGAAACCGGTCTGCCACTGATCGTTCATACGCGTGATGCAGATGACGACACCATGGATATCCTCGATGACGAATATGAAAAAGGGCCGTTTACCGGCGTCATTCACTGTTTCTCGAGCTCGGCAGCACTGGCGCAACGAGCGCTTAAGATCGGTTTCTATATTTCCTGCTCGGGCATTATAACCTTCAATTCGGCCCGGGAAATTCAGGCAGCGGTCGCCGACGTGCCGCTTGATCGTTTACTGGTGGAAACCGATGCACCGTATCTCGCTCCGGTTCCCAAACGCGGCAAACCAAACGAACCAAGTTATGTTGCCCATACAGCCGCAAAACTGGCCCAAATCAAGGGTGTCAGCCCGGATGAAATAGCCCGTGCGACCACGGATAATTTCTTTGCTCTGTTTACCAAGGCGGACCGGAAGCATCTTCTGTCGCCTGAGGCAGGCGTATAGTGACGAAAATCACCATTCTGGGCTGCGGATCATCAAACGGTGTCCCATCCGTTGGCTTGGGTTGGGGAAAGTGCAATCCGGAAAATCCGAGGAACCGGCGTCTGAGAAGCTCGATCCTGATTGAGCAGGCGGGCAAAAAGATACTTGTCGACGTTACGCCGGATTTTCGCGAACAGGCATTGCGCCATGATATCAACCATATCGATGCAGTGTTGTTCACCCATGCACATGCCGACCACGTGCATGGCATAGACGAACTTCGCTGGATCAATGTCGCTATGCATGGTCCACTGGATATCTATGCGGCAGCCGAAACCATTTCGGACATTGACCATCGCTTTGCCTATGTGTTTGAACCTTTGGCCGATGGCATTGACTTCTACTATAAGCCAGTCTTGGTCCCGCATGTCATATCCGGGGCATTGGAAGCCGCAGGGGTCCCAATAACCGTTTTTCGTCAGGATCACGGTTATGGCGAGACGCTGGGTTTCAAGGTTGGCAATTTTGCCTATTCAACGGATGTGGTCGATTTCCCGGAAGAATCACTAGAACATCTTTACGGGTTAGATGTCTGGGTCGTTGATTGCCTGCGTCATAAACCACATGCCACGCATGCTCATCTGGAGAAGGTGTTGGAATGGGTTGCGGAATTCAAACCCAAACAGACTTACTTCACCCACATGAGCATTCTGTTTGATTATGACGAGGCAATGCGCGATACGCCCGATCATGTCGAGCCTGCATATGATGGTCTCATTATAAATGTGGACTGAAGGCTAGAAAATCTGAAGAGGACAATAACGGGCAATCTGATATCACAGAGGGCGGTATTTCGCATACCATTAAGTTCTATAATATATATTATGACAAATTATTTGTTATTTAATTCCAGCATGTTATTCGAATTTCAGCTTCGGTCATAGTGACGCGTATCGAAACTTATATTGATCAGCGCACAACAGTATGCCCGGATTCACGGGAGCACGAAACAAGCCTTGGCTTCTCGGTTGCACTGGCGGCGACCCGCCATGATAAATCTCCGGAGGAAATGGCAGCAAGCATACCGCACGCCATTAATACACTGTTGGCATCTGGGCCCTTTGGAAACACTTTTATAATGCAGGAATTTTTCGTTATTTCATGGTCTTGTGGCATAATCATCAAGTTTTTGATCATAATTTTTAGGTTCTTGGAGGCTCGGCCACCTTCTCTACAATGACCTCGTGATCCAGCAAAGGTGCGGCATCATAATCGCTGGCATCCATCATCCCGGAAACACGCTGGAGTGCTGCGATTAAAAAGCTTTGCTCCCATTCCTCCAGCGCCTTGAATTTATCAGAAAACCGGTCATGCAGTGCCATAGGCGCGCGATCAAGGACATTGCGACCATGGTCAGTCAGTTGAACAAATACCTTGCGCTTGTCCGTGTCCCCTCGCGCGCGCCTCACCAAATTCATGGCCTGAAGCTTGTCAACCAATGCCGTAGCCGATGCTTGGGCAAGATTGACCTTGCCGGCGATTTCCCCAACGGTCATCTCTCCGAATTCTTCCAGGGATTGCAGGACAATCAGTTGCGATGTCTTGAGCCCTGTGACCTTGCCCAGCTTTTTGGCGTGAATGTCGCTGGCACGCAGAATCCGACGAATTGAAATGAGCGCTTCGTGCAACTTATCCATGCTGCAGTTCCGATATTTGTTGTTTTGATTTCACTGAAGTAATAGCCGTCAAACCGGTGGCCTGCAACGTTTTCCGCTCAATTTCCATAGATTTTCTAAGTATAATTCAATCGGATTTCGCTAAATTAAAGGCTGACCATATTTTGGTTTATGGATTAAATGCTGCACGTGAAAATAAATTTTTTACACAATAAAATCAATCTATTATAATGTTTCACGTTTTCGTCACCGTTGATATGTTGACGTTTTTCCATCGATATTCTATATATTTCTCGCGACATGTAAGATCGCATATCGAAATAATGAGGCAGATAGACCGATGAAAATTGCCACCACAAGCGGCAATCGCGGCCACAAAGCCAATCTTACGATCCGGAAACCCAAGGCCGTAGACGGTGCCGCAGTCAATGAACTGATCGCGGAATGCAAGCCACTGGATGAAAATTCAGTTTATTGCAACCTCCTGCAGTGTTCGCACTTTGCCGACACCTGCGTGATCGCCGAACTTGACGGTCAACCTGCGGGCTTCGTTTCCGGCTACATTGTACCGGAAAGTCCTGAACGTCTGTTTATTTGGCAGGTTGCCGTATCGCCCAAGGCGCGCGGTTTAAAACTGGCGAAATCCATGATCCTCGAAATTCTGGACCGCCCGATCTGTCATAATGTGACCGAGCTGCAGACGACAATCACATCGTCCAATGCGCCGTCACAGGGTGTTTTCCGTTCTGTTGCACGTGAACTCGAAACCGAGGTCAAGCGCAAGGTCCTGTTCGAGCGTGAAACGCATTTCGATGGTGCTGCTGCCAGTGAAATATTGTGGCAGATCGGCCCGTTCGAGCGTGCCGATGTGGCGCGTGTCGCGGCCTGATTATCCGCTCGTACTTTTCTGAATTCTGATGCCATTTAATTGGAACAACCGGCTTGACCGGACGTTTGGCATGACAGAACCATTTTTTATTTTCCCAATCAAAAAGAGGGAATTATGACTGTATTTGATCGTCTTGAATCGGAAGTTCAGAGCTATGCGCGCTCCTTCCCCGTAACCTTTGAAAAGGCTGAAGGTGCTTGGCTGACCGATACTGACGGCAAGCGTTATCTCGATTTTCTGGCTGGTGCCGGTAGTCTGAATTATGGTCACAACCATCCTGTACTGCAGGAAAAACTGATCGACTATATCAAGTCGAACGGCATTACCCACGGATTGGATATGCACACCAAGGCCAAGGCAGCTTTCCTCGAAGCAATGGAAAGCAAAGTGCTGAAGCCGAGAAACATGGATTACAAAATCCAATTTACGGGGCCCACTGGTACGAATGCAGTTGAAGCTGCTCTTAAACTTGCCCGCCGCGTGAAAGGACGCGAAACCGTCATTTCGTTCACCAATGGTTTCCACGGCGTGACACTTGGTGCATTAGCCATTACCGGTAATGAACACCACCGTGGTGCCGCCGGCGTATCACTTGATAATGCGGTTGCCGTACCGTTCGACGGTTACATGGGCGACGGTGCCGACACGACCGAGTATCTGGACCGCGTACTTGGTGACAATTCGAGTGGCATCACCCTGCCCGCTGCCATCATCGTTGAAACTGTTCAGGGTGAAGGAGGTTTGAATGCGGCAGATTTCGGTTGGCTGCAGAAACTGGAACAGGTTTGTCGCAAACACGACATTCTGTTGATCGTTGATGACATCCAAGCTGGTTGCGGTCGCACCGGAACTTTCTTTAGCTTTGAGCCAGCTGGGATCAAGCCGGACATGGTAACGTTGTCGAAATCTCTCTCGGCTTATGGCTTGCCGCTGGCTGTCGTTCTGATCAAGCCTGAATACGATGTCTGGCATCCGGGTGAACATAACGGCACGTTCCGCGGCAATAACCATGCCTTCGTAACGGCGGCCGCGGCACTTGATCATTTTTGGTCGGACGATAAGTTCGCTAAAGATGTTCGCGACAAGGCTGATTTCCTTGGCAAGCGTCTTGAACAGATTGCCGACCGTTATGGTGATGGCAAAATCTATCGCAAAGGTCGTGGATTGATGCAGGGCATCTGCTTTGAAAGCGGTGAACTCGCATCCAAAGTTACTAAAGAATGTTTCGCGCACAATCTGGTCATTGAAACCAGTGGCCCGGAAGACGAGGTTGTCAAATGCCTTGTGCCGCTGATTATTTCGAAGGACGATCTGGCCCATGGTCTGGACATTCTTGAAATGGCGACAGCCAAAGCAATGGGCAAGGAAATTTCTTCGGCAAAAGCTGCTGCCGAATGATTTTGGCTAGGGCAACGCATTGGCGTTGCCCTGCCCCGTAACTGAAATTAAATCAAAGAGTTAAATATGATTGTTCGTACACTGAAAGAATGTGAAGCATCAGGGCGCCGGGTTGTTGCCGAAAACTGGGAGAGTACCCGCCTGTCACTTGCCGATGATGGGATGGGTTTCTCGTTCCATATCACCACGATTTATGCCGGCACAGAAACCGAGATTTGCTATGCGAATCATTTCGAGACGGTCTATTGCATTTCGGGCAATGGTGAAGTTGAAACCATAGCAGATGGCAAGAAATACAAGATTGTACCGGGCACTGTTTACATTCTTGATAAACACGACCGTCATTACTTGCGCGGCGGTACTGAGGATATGGTTGTAGCCTGCGCATTCAATCCGCCACTTAACGGGCGTGAGACGCATGATGAGAACGGCGTCTATCCACTTGATGGTGATGCACTTGCCAGCTAGGGCTTTGAACTTGGGGCGGCCATCACGGTTCGCCCCAAGCTCTGACGACGTAGATTTTCAAGGAAACGCCCCCAAAGGAGGCACCATGCTTTCAGCCCAGAAAAAGACTGCCGCAAAAACGGACGCTGGGCATAGCGTTCATAAGATCGGCGGAACGTCGATGTCGCAGGTCAGTGCCGTGATGGACAATATCCTTGTCGGCAATCGCAGCGACAGCGAACTTTATAACCGCGTTTTTGTGGTTTCGGCTTATGGCGGTTTTACCGACATGCTGCTGGAAAACAAGAAAACCGGCGAAGCTGGCGTTTATCAACTTTATGCGGGCTCGGAAACCGATTGGGCATGGGGTGATGCCCTGACCAAGGTTTCTGAGAAGATGTGTGCTATTAACGAAGAAATCTTTGGTGATGCGCCTGAACTTAAATTGGCCAACGCCTTTGTTCAGGAACGTATCGAGGGCACACGCAGTTGCCTGATGGATTTGCACCGCCTTTGCAGTTTTGGGCATTTCAAGCTTGAAAAGCACTTGCTGACGGTACGTGAGATGCTGAGCGCGATCGGTGAATCACATAGCGCGCACAATACAATGCTGCTGCTCCGTGCCAAGGGGGTGAACGCGGTCTTTGCCGACCTTTCGGGCTGGCGCGAGCCGGAAGCATCGACGCTTGATGGTCGTATCGAAAAGGTATTTTCCGATATCGATATTTCCAAGCAGCTTCCGATTGCCACAGGATATGCCCAGTGCAGCGAAGGTCTGATGAGCATTTATGGCCGCGGCTATAGTGAAGTGACATTTTCTCGTATCGCCTGCCTGACGCAGGCGCGCGAAGCAATCATTCACAAGGAGTTCCACCTGTCGAGTGCGGATCCACGTATCGTTGGCGAGGATGCCGTGCGTCCGATTGGTCGCACCAGTTATGACGTCGCCGATCAGCTGTCGAATATGGGGATGGAAGCCATTCATCCGCGTGCAGCCAAGGGGCTGCGTCAGAATGACATTCCGCTGCGGATCGCCAATACGTTTGAACCGGAACATCCGGGAACTGTAATTGACGATCATTGGGATCCGGATGACAGCCGTGTGGAAATCGTGACCGGTGTGCCGACGGCATTCGAGATCGAGGTTTTCAATCAGGACATGGTTGGTGTTGCTGGTGGTGAAGAGACCATTCTAAGCGTTCTGAAGCGTTTCAGGGTTCCCACTGTCACCAAAAACCTTAATGCAAATACGATTACGCATTATGTGTCAGCCCCGCTCAAACAAATCCGTCGCTGTGTCGACGAGATTGAGGCGAAACAACCCGAAGCCAGTGTAAAGACACGTAAGGTGGCGATTGTTTCCGTAATTGGTGCGAACATTGATCAACCCGGCCTGTTTGCCCGTGCGGTTAGCATTCTGGATGCAGACGGCATCGAACTTGTGGCAAGCCATTATCCTAGCCGCAGGGTCGATCTGCAGTTCGTGGTTGCCGAAGGCGACTTCAACAAGGCAATCAAGGCACTGCATCGCGGCCTTATCGAAGGCAAGAAAAGCAAATCTGACGATAAAAGCTCCGACAGAGCCGAAGAGCTTGCTGCTGCCTGATTACGTTTATTCTCTATCAAATAGCAAAACCCGCCAGCGTATCTGCTGGCGGGTTTTGTTTTGCTATATCGGGCGGCTTGCCAGACAGGATCAGGCACGTTAGGACAGAACACCAATCACATGCCAATGACACCGGGGCAAAAGAAATATGACCGATCATAATAGCAAGGCAATCAATGCATTACTGGATGTCATGGCAAGGTTGCGTGACCCGGATGGAGGTTGTCCCTGGGATCTGGAGCAAAACTTTGCGACCATTGCCCCCTACACTATTGAGGAAGCCTATGAAGTCGCTGATGCGATAGCCCAGAATGATATGAACGAATTACGCGAAGAACTCGGCGACCTGCTGCTGCAAGTCGTCTTTCATTCGCAAATGGCATCTGAAGAAGGCCATTTCACTTTCGAAGATGTTGCAAACAGCATTGTATCAAAGATGATTGTCCGTCATCCGCATGTGTTTGGTGATGGTGACGCCAAAACCACCGATGGCGTCAATCAGACCTGGGAAAAGATCAAGGCCGCAGAGCGCGCAGAAAAGGCCGAGACGAAAGGGCATGAACGCCATAGTGCTCTTGATGGTGTAGCAAGCGCCCTGCCCGCACTGATGCGAGCCGAGAAGCTTACAAAACGGGCCGCGCGCGTCGGATTTGACTGGCCCTCTCCAGACGAGGTTTTTGACAAGCTGCACGAAGAAATCGGCGAGCTGCAGGCGGAACTGACCGAAAACCCCAATCACGACCGGATTGAAGACGAACTTGGCGATATGCTGTTTGTCATGGCAAATCTGGCACGCAAGCTGGGCGTTGACCCGGAAGTCGCGTTGCGTCGCGCTAACCACAAATTCACACGCCGTTTTCATTTCATCGAAAACGAATTGGCCCGTGATGGGCGAAGTG is part of the Thalassospira lucentensis genome and harbors:
- a CDS encoding TatD family hydrolase, with protein sequence MNVALVDSHCHLDYPQFSEDLSGTIARAQKAGVGMMVSIGVKLSTFENVRAVASKADHIYCTIGVHPHEAGEEGLSSPDRLIEMASDPKIIGIGESGLDYYYDNAPRDAQRESFRAHIAACRETGLPLIVHTRDADDDTMDILDDEYEKGPFTGVIHCFSSSAALAQRALKIGFYISCSGIITFNSAREIQAAVADVPLDRLLVETDAPYLAPVPKRGKPNEPSYVAHTAAKLAQIKGVSPDEIARATTDNFFALFTKADRKHLLSPEAGV
- a CDS encoding MBL fold metallo-hydrolase; this encodes MTKITILGCGSSNGVPSVGLGWGKCNPENPRNRRLRSSILIEQAGKKILVDVTPDFREQALRHDINHIDAVLFTHAHADHVHGIDELRWINVAMHGPLDIYAAAETISDIDHRFAYVFEPLADGIDFYYKPVLVPHVISGALEAAGVPITVFRQDHGYGETLGFKVGNFAYSTDVVDFPEESLEHLYGLDVWVVDCLRHKPHATHAHLEKVLEWVAEFKPKQTYFTHMSILFDYDEAMRDTPDHVEPAYDGLIINVD
- a CDS encoding MarR family winged helix-turn-helix transcriptional regulator translates to MDKLHEALISIRRILRASDIHAKKLGKVTGLKTSQLIVLQSLEEFGEMTVGEIAGKVNLAQASATALVDKLQAMNLVRRARGDTDKRKVFVQLTDHGRNVLDRAPMALHDRFSDKFKALEEWEQSFLIAALQRVSGMMDASDYDAAPLLDHEVIVEKVAEPPRT
- the ectA gene encoding diaminobutyrate acetyltransferase codes for the protein MKIATTSGNRGHKANLTIRKPKAVDGAAVNELIAECKPLDENSVYCNLLQCSHFADTCVIAELDGQPAGFVSGYIVPESPERLFIWQVAVSPKARGLKLAKSMILEILDRPICHNVTELQTTITSSNAPSQGVFRSVARELETEVKRKVLFERETHFDGAAASEILWQIGPFERADVARVAA
- the ectB gene encoding diaminobutyrate--2-oxoglutarate transaminase, coding for MTVFDRLESEVQSYARSFPVTFEKAEGAWLTDTDGKRYLDFLAGAGSLNYGHNHPVLQEKLIDYIKSNGITHGLDMHTKAKAAFLEAMESKVLKPRNMDYKIQFTGPTGTNAVEAALKLARRVKGRETVISFTNGFHGVTLGALAITGNEHHRGAAGVSLDNAVAVPFDGYMGDGADTTEYLDRVLGDNSSGITLPAAIIVETVQGEGGLNAADFGWLQKLEQVCRKHDILLIVDDIQAGCGRTGTFFSFEPAGIKPDMVTLSKSLSAYGLPLAVVLIKPEYDVWHPGEHNGTFRGNNHAFVTAAAALDHFWSDDKFAKDVRDKADFLGKRLEQIADRYGDGKIYRKGRGLMQGICFESGELASKVTKECFAHNLVIETSGPEDEVVKCLVPLIISKDDLAHGLDILEMATAKAMGKEISSAKAAAE
- a CDS encoding ectoine synthase, producing the protein MIVRTLKECEASGRRVVAENWESTRLSLADDGMGFSFHITTIYAGTETEICYANHFETVYCISGNGEVETIADGKKYKIVPGTVYILDKHDRHYLRGGTEDMVVACAFNPPLNGRETHDENGVYPLDGDALAS
- a CDS encoding aspartate kinase, which encodes MLSAQKKTAAKTDAGHSVHKIGGTSMSQVSAVMDNILVGNRSDSELYNRVFVVSAYGGFTDMLLENKKTGEAGVYQLYAGSETDWAWGDALTKVSEKMCAINEEIFGDAPELKLANAFVQERIEGTRSCLMDLHRLCSFGHFKLEKHLLTVREMLSAIGESHSAHNTMLLLRAKGVNAVFADLSGWREPEASTLDGRIEKVFSDIDISKQLPIATGYAQCSEGLMSIYGRGYSEVTFSRIACLTQAREAIIHKEFHLSSADPRIVGEDAVRPIGRTSYDVADQLSNMGMEAIHPRAAKGLRQNDIPLRIANTFEPEHPGTVIDDHWDPDDSRVEIVTGVPTAFEIEVFNQDMVGVAGGEETILSVLKRFRVPTVTKNLNANTITHYVSAPLKQIRRCVDEIEAKQPEASVKTRKVAIVSVIGANIDQPGLFARAVSILDADGIELVASHYPSRRVDLQFVVAEGDFNKAIKALHRGLIEGKKSKSDDKSSDRAEELAAA
- the mazG gene encoding nucleoside triphosphate pyrophosphohydrolase, which translates into the protein MTDHNSKAINALLDVMARLRDPDGGCPWDLEQNFATIAPYTIEEAYEVADAIAQNDMNELREELGDLLLQVVFHSQMASEEGHFTFEDVANSIVSKMIVRHPHVFGDGDAKTTDGVNQTWEKIKAAERAEKAETKGHERHSALDGVASALPALMRAEKLTKRAARVGFDWPSPDEVFDKLHEEIGELQAELTENPNHDRIEDELGDMLFVMANLARKLGVDPEVALRRANHKFTRRFHFIENELARDGRSASQSDLEEMDALWNEAKKAERNNG